In the genome of Ziziphus jujuba cultivar Dongzao chromosome 10, ASM3175591v1, the window TCTGGTGGTATGACaaagatatattatttatcagTTCTGTTTAtcagaaaattatttctttggGCAATTAAATGAAAACTCCAACAGAGAAGAAGCATTCAGTGCTTCGGTATTCTTTTGATGCAGCTCATCTTTAATTACAAGTTTAACAGCGTAAAGCATAGAGTGATTGCTAAATTGTAAGCCCAAGAATCTCGGTTGAATGCTTCTTCACAACACATTTTCAGCCATCCAACAAGCTTTGTGGtcctatatataaaataaaagagttgCTGGCAGATAAGAGTCCATCTTTGTATAAGGAGACGTTGGTAAAAGACTATATTCACTTGTTCTTACTCAGCAGGCTCGTTGGATTCTCTGTAATCCAAAAGTTAAAAATGAACGTGAGGGTGATGTtatggttctctgaccactataaagaagaaatatgagaagaaaataaaaggtaaTTCGTATTACCCTCTAGAAAAAGAATACAAAgtacaaaaacttctctctcttAGATtttcacgtggaatctctctctTTTCTGTCAAACTCTCTCCTAGAGTTtcctcactcttctctcaaactctctatGGAGTCTTAAACTCTCTATGGAGTCTTAAACCCTCCCTTGGAGTTCTTACTTAGTACTCTCAGCACTCCTATCTTTGGATGAATGATATTGAGATTGATGGGATAAATGCAACTAGAACTAGAGCCTATTTATAAACTCACAAGGTTGGCTGCATGCCTTAGTTTTTCAACCTGTTCCGACATTCAACACCAACTCTTTGATaattgcccacaattgttgagctaCTTTTATGCTGGTAATTACAGCAGCTATTTTCAACAATGGTGAGCTGTGGCAGTGCAGCTGGACTTCAAAAGTGAGATTGAGAGTGAGCAtgataatgattaatatttaattgacaatccatattaaaaataactaaCATTGATAGCTAAAACAGTATTTAGCACCTACATTGATTTTGTCTATCCTTTCACATTTACAAATAAAAGGAATAAAACATGCCAATGGTCTCCCATTACAATTTAGAGATACATAGTTCCAAAAtactattacatatatatatatatatatataaatagtttgtTGGAAGTGTGGAAACGAATCCAGTTATAAAATACCATACATGTacttcatattattttatatgaaacaaGACTTACACTACTGTGCCACATAGTGAGTACATAAATTTAATTACCAGtagttatgtatttatttacaaTCACTGATGCAGAGAAGAAGGCCGGGAAGTCATTAAACATATTACAATAAGTAGCAGCTAGCAAGCAACTAGATAGCTTTATTTGGACCAATTTATGAACATCATAATTAACAGACGGTGAGGGCTATTACTTGTTATTATTCttcatcttcctcttcttctttccaTCGGACAGTTTTTCTAGCAAGCCTGCCAAGGGAAAGAACAAGTGTGTTATGGGGACCAAACAACTTTTTAGATTGAGAAACAGTAATAACTGAGAcggaaatttttgttttgatgttGCACTTGTATAACTTACATGCGAAATTATTCATGGGTAGTCTTGCCTTCAACTGGTTCATGTAAACAAGTTTCGATGTTTACTGCTGTATCACATTTCTTCAGGAGATTAATTATCACCAATATTATTCCTAAAGATGTCAAGGTTTTTCTCACTTTAGTCGCATACGCTGCTTTCTTTATACTCGAGATTATCATCCTGCTTTGGAATTTTAGTTAGTCAGCAACATGAATTTCAATTATGATCAAAACTATTAATGCTACCACTTTAAAAGGGCCCAGCAGTCATGTTAATGCAAAGATAAACCATATGATCCAATGTAAAGGTAGCTGTCAACCATATGATCCAATGCAGTCATGTAAACTTCTGTCAAGGGGGGGTATGCTGAGAGTATCCCTTGCTTCCACCAAAAGCCAAGCAAGAAATCCCCAGGAAATAAATCCAATCTCCAATTTATGCTTCCCCTTGTATGATCCACTTCCAAGGGAAAGGATTAGGAACTTTTTATTACCTAAATCCATGTTgttcaagttttttttctttggacatCTCCCTTATCACCTCACaaattgcaaacaaaatttgtataatattttgcaaaatttaaaaagagaaaaaagtacCTGCCAAAGGTTTATACATGTAGGGTCAAAcactttataaatatatatatatatatatatatatatacacttatgcatttttccaataaatattttctcatagATACCTACTATAAAATATACTACTAGAAGATGATCAAAAAACTGAGTCCTCAAATTTTGGCATCgcattatcaaataaataaaaccattattttttggataatgaCTTAAGTTTAAAGTCCCCCATCCTccttgtttatttcttttaaaaaaaaaaagaaaaaaaaaaaaaagccctcgAACTTTGCATCCATGCAAAAACAGAGGAAGTAAAGATGGCTATAATTCTGGCGTAAGAAAACAGAGCTAGCCCTATATTACTTGCAATGCAAGCCACTAATTTCTGTTTATATAGGCTTACAATTAGAGGACAATATGTAGCtgctaatataaatatattgcaaaatttaaaaagagaaaaaagtacCTGCCAAAGGTTCATACATGTAGGGTCAAATATGtaaaaccattatttttttctgataatGAGTTAAGTTTAAATTCCCCCATCctcgttatttatttattaaaaaaaaaaaatccaactttGCATCGATGCAAAAACAGAGGAAGTAAAGGTGGCAGTAATTCTGGTGTAAGAAAACAGAGCTAGCCATATGTTACTTGCAATGCAAGCCACTAATTTCTGTTTATAGAGGCTTATTAGAGGAAAAAATATGGCTGGTAATATAAATATGCCTACCTGCTCATATTCTATATGGAAATTTAATCCCTGGTTTGGTAGAAGGGagtgaagaggaaaaaggaaaagtgaGGGATCTAAACTGGAAAGTTAGGTGTCCTTGAGTAatgtattggattttttttttttttggccatttttctatttaattatgtgtaatttaTTTGTCTCAAATATTTGTTCGTATTAGCTAGTAGTAGTTTGAGTTTGTTAGACAtcttaaataactataaatttaatagagaaaaaaataaaaaagacaacacaaatttgaaattatgttcaatttcatgttttttttttttatttaaatgtctAACAAACTCTAACTCCTATTAACtaacaataataaacatttaaagtAAACAAATTACACATGATTAGGTTAGACGTTACCAAATATATGGCACCTTGGCTTTGGCtattaatatcaatattatttactaaGGAGACGAATTGTTAGGAGAACAACAAACTTAGAtcagttcttattttattatttatttttatataattttcttactttaattttattttattattttttttttttgggtgctaaTTAGAGTTTATTATACATTTCAATGAACTAAAAATttaggggaaaaagaaaaaagaaaaacacacacatacacaattTGATAACTGAGATGCCAAACTACAACTAATTAACACTAATAAACATTTAAAGTAATCAAGCTAAACAAaactagataaaaaaataaaaataaaaaagcaaggCATTACCAAAGGACATTTTAAATTACCATATGACATTTAAATTTTACTGATACTCCATAATCaatgttaataaatattatttttcaaaaagaatattTCAAATCTCACTGCCAAATATGATATAGTGatgtaataaatattaaaagtctaaattatacaatttgttaaaaaccaaaaaaaaaaaaaaaaatctagatcgATCTTCAacttcattaaattttcacataAATCTTCTTCAATTCGTTAGACTCGGcatatgtttttgtttgttgaacttttctttatttttttttttttttttttttttaatgtctgCTGGGACGCACCATATGATGGTTGTGAATATATTATGATCATATGTCTCATGGTTAAGCATTAGTATGAGGCTTGAACTGCCGTGATCCAGGCTTACTAGAAAAATTAAGCAGTGCTAGAGACCTCATGGGGACATGTGCAAATCTTGAAGCATCTTTAATTATTGCCTTATCCAACAATTCAGCTTGAATTATTATATGTGGCGGTTTGAACATGGCTGATTTTATGTTACAAAagattatcaatattattatattttgtaatttattttataattagtattattttttaaagcttATTTGCATTTGGCCTTGATACCATTGTTATTATTCTGTTCTGTTAAAATGGAGATTTGTCAAGTCTAAGCAGAGTGCTTGAATAAACTGCTAAGTTAGAGAAATGGACTTAAATCTTCAATATGTTACAGGAATATGAGAGACtctaacataatatttttgtttgtttgacttttcataatttttttagttctttgatTAGATGAATTTTGTCTCATTTACATTACAGCCGACCAGCTAAATTATATGTGACAGAACAACTGTAAGTAAACCATTAGAACTCAAGACAGATGCAACATTCATCCTAAAAgggatatataatataattaatgatgTCCCACTGaacatttataatataattaatttgacaaatttttcATATGAAGCCCATCGTAATCCTTGCCTCGATCGCTAACCAATACCATACAGATAAATTTCATTATTAGATGCCCAAAAAGGATTTAAATTGGAAATGAGTCATACCCCAAAATCTTAAATCTGTAGCCTCAaagtaaagaacaaaaaaaaaaagtcagtaATCATCCTAGCTTCCCACATTTCAAGCATTATATGAAGTTGGAAATGAGTCATACCCCAGAATTTGTAACACCCCCAACAGGAGAGAAAAGTCTGATGCCTAGCTTGATAAGAAGTAGACCCAAATTATACACATAATATTCATATTAATTATGAAGTTGAAGAAATCATTAAACTAGATTAGTAACATTTGAAAATGTctctaaaaattattattgacaCTTTGAAATATCAATGACTtgtaattattgattaaattataaaaaattaaaaatgtcaaaGAAATTCAGTGACACTGGAATTTCTAACTATACTTATAGGgacactaaaaaatattaatgacaatAACTGAAATCACTTATTACTTACAGAATGGCATTTTTCCTTCGCTGGAGACAATAAAACaacttttatcaaattgccTTACTTTTCTACAATGACTCAGACATAATTCATACTTTTTATCACCTTCGTAAAGGACAATCTGACAAAGCGCTATTCACCAAAAATCTGACAAAGTAAGCATAAGCAACTCTTCGTATAATTTTCAACATATTCACCTGaaattgaaaagaagaaaataattaaaaattaataataataataataacattttataGTTTTAGGGAAAAGCGGCAACCAAATGGTGAAGAAagcattcataaaaaaaataaaaaaagaaggtgaAGAAAGcaattattcacccaaaaagaaaaatggtgaaGAAAGCATTTGATTGGCTGCTTCATATCCAAGCAAGTTTGCAATTGGCTGAATGGTCATGTATCATAAAGGAAGCATTAGGTTCCTCAACCTCTAAGCTTTAAATGTCCTATATCGTCTAGGATAACCAACCTTACAAGGCTTACAATTAGTTAATATCACTTGCTCTCTGTAATTGCGAAAGCCCATAAGCAGATCCCAGAGCAATAGAAATCAACTTATACCAGTTGCATTTCCTCCTCTTTGGCTCCGTTTCTAATTACATCAAATTGCTTGTTTCAATATTTtgcccactctttgattcaacTAGCTTCCCCACATACCCCaacataatatacatatatattatcttatcGTAGTCATTGCTTCCTACAGTTGAAATCTCTCCATGCATTAATTATCTGAAAGTGGCTGCAAAAAGAACGGTAagtaattttaaacttttttcctttttagagGGAGAGAAAGTCTAACGCTTAATTGAAACTAAGCACCAGAGTAGGGAACTCGTGGGACTTAAACAAATCTTGAGCATCTTTTATTATTGCCTTAACCAATGAGTCAGCTTGAATTTTTTAGTGGGGAAAACATGCCAGGTTTTATCTTATCAAAAATCgatctataaaattatattgggtatacttttatatttttaaagctTTTGAGTGTTTGGTCTTGATATTACCATAGTCCTTCTATTCTGTTCAACTAGAAATTTGTCAGGTCTAAGCAGAGTTCTCGAATGAACagttaaacaaaaagaaatggaCCAGAATCTTCAACCAGTATCAgaaaatggaaaggaaaatgaGAGAGCAAAAGCGCTCAAGGCCTTCGATGATACAAAAGCTGGTGTAAAAGGACTTGTTGATGCTGGACTAGTAACAGTCCCTCAGATCTTTGTCATACCACCAGAAGATATATCTTCTGAGATGTTAGGCTCTGGCTTCCCCTCCTTCAAGGTTCCCATTATAGACCTCAAAGGCATGCAAAGTACTGATACTCTGCAGCATCACCAAATTGCCAAGGAAGTAATAAATGCAGGTGAGACATGGGGTTTCTTCCAGATCGTGAACCATGGAATACCGCAAGAAATAATGGACCAGATGATTGAAGGCATCAAGAGGTTCAATGAGCAACCAAATGAAGTGAAGATGGAGTTCTATTCGCGTGATAAGATGAAAAAGGTGCGGTTCAATAGCAACTTTGATCTTTATAAGGCAAGATCTGCAAATTGGAGGGACACTTTGTCCTCTACCATGGCTCCCAATCCACCACCCTCTGAAGAATATCCAGCAGCATGCAGGTACACATCCAATTTTAGAAGCATTACATGGTTAGATAAAGCCATAACTTTAGGAAAATTTAggaaaatacatattaaatagactccattttttataaatactcTGAAAAAAGCATTGTTAGATTCTATCTTTCTGTAGAATTTTGGTAGAAGCAAGTACTCTAGTAGAAATGTAGAGATCAGAACATCTATGAAATTACCGCACAGGAGATTTTTTTAGGCTGCAAGGCACTTGAGAGGGAGAgaacctaaaaaacaaaaacaaaaaagcacacCTGAAGGTGCAGTGATGACACAAGTTTTCACAGTAAGGCAAGAAAACATGCTGTCAAAATTGAGAATCATATATAATCTTATTCTTGagatttttgacaaaatttcgCTCGTCAATAAATGGTGTTTCTCAGCTGATCTGCCTAAATTTAAGCTGAATTATATGTTTAATCATCTCTATCCACTTCACATGCACCTGCTTGTTCTCATGCCCTCGAGTTGCAGGTATACAATGTTGCAGTACTCTGAGCATATTAAGAAGTTGGGACAAGTTCTATTTCAGTTGATATCAATGGGACTTGGACTTCCTTCTCATTTCCTGGAAGATATGGAATGTAATAAAGGACATACTTTTTTCTGCCACTACTATCCACCATGCCCTGAACCAGAGAGGAGTATAGGACATGGCAAGCACAGTGATGCAGACTTTCTTACAGTACTTCTACAAGATCACATTGGTGGTCTTCAAGCTCTCCACCAAAATCATTGGGTTGATATCCCTCCATTGAGAGGAGCTCTATTGGTTAATATTGGAGACTTCTTACAGGTAAGAGCTGCAAATATTTCACCATCTTTTGGAAATTATTCATTGTATCTGTCAAAAAATTATTCCTTTGGccaattaaatgaaaattccaACAAAGAGAAGCATTGAGTGCTTTGGTATTCTTTTGATGCAGCTCATCTCCAATGACAAGCTTAAAAGCGTTCAGCATAGAGTGATTGCTAAATGCATAGGCCCAAGAATCTCAGTTGCATGCTTCTTCTCAACACATTTACAGGAATCAAATAAGTTCGTTGGTCCTATAAAAGAGTTGCTGACAGATGAAAATCCACCTTTGTACAAGGAAACCTTGGTAAAGGACTACATTGACTCATTGATCGCGGCAGGACTAGCTGAATTCTCCGCACTCGAACCATTAAGGTTGTGACAACTCTGTTTACCCCATTTCAGCATCCAAAATATGTAAAGCATCCTTTTGTAACTCGGACATGAAAAAGgtacaataacaaataataaataaataaaacctacAATAAGTACATAAACTACAAAGGGAATCAGTTAGTAAATAGCTAAATGCATATTAATGATAAACCTCATGGTTTAATGAGACCCTCTATGAATTCCCTTTGGTATGTTTTGCCATTTCGtgtcttttatttaaaatctaCACGCTGTATATAAGATGCTACTTTGCTATGTTTTGCTATTTCgtatcttttatttaaaatctaCACGCTGTATATAAGATGCTGCTAAATTTACTCTTCAAAGTCTATTTCCCCTATgtccaaacaaaacaaaaataaaaactctcttTCCCTGCTTTACTCAAGCATTTGTGCAGAGAGCACTTATAAAAACTGGAAGGGTGAAAGAGAAAACATATATCGCTCAAGAAAACATGACATATTGTCccagagagagaggagagagtaaaaaaaaaaattgtataatagaCAGTATCACTATTACCCTATAACAGTGACATCACAAAAGAAACATGTCataaaatagttataaaaaaaaatggaatcatGTGTTAAGAGGATAAATTTTTATAACGAAATTTAACCAATTTCTATCTATTGCCAAGCTTTAGAACTTATAATATTTCAATATCCACTGACAAGGAAAGGAACAACAAAGATGGAAGGAACGTAATAATAAAAACCAAGAAAACAGTTAAAAGGAGCTAGAATGGAGAACCAAAGACAAGTCTGTCAAAGCAATTAAGTACCAAATATCAGAACGTATTCATTTGATTtctaaattaattgaaataacATGAACTTCCCGCAGAAATTTTAAGACATCACACAAACAACATCCGTTAGTTTTGGACAGATTCAAGAAAGCTCAATAACGAACACAAAGTGCACgtataaatcattttatatGGTGCTGGATACAAAttacataaagaaaaaaagggctAAATcctccttaaaaaaataaaataaaataaaataagaaagggaaaaaaatatgaagCTCAGCTCCATGAGCATCAAGTTTCCACTTTTATTGAACATTCTACATAACTTGTATTAATGTCCCATTATAACAAATATTTCACTCTCTTATTTGTTCACTCCCAATCTTCATCACTCAACTGATCGTCTATGTCTTCTTTTGGTGGCCTAATCACCAAAACCACAGTCCCTAAACTCTCCTTCACATCCTTTTCCTTCAATGCCGATCCCCTTACAACCTTTAATCCATCATCAACAGCAACCAAATAAAAACTACCATCCGCTTCCACCTCCTTTTTACTCCTATCAGCCACCACCAATATAGGCTCCTCCTTGTACCACCTATTTGTTCTCCATGGCAATGCCCTGGCATCAACAAATGATACCACCACTCCTCCTTTTTCTAATCCCACCACCGGTTCCCACCCGGGCAAGACAACCCACCTCGTCCATCCTTTCTCTGCCAACACCACACCGAATTCCCCTTCATTCCTACACTCCCATGGAGCTTCCAaaacctctttctctctttcctctGCTCTACAAACAGGTAGAACCACGACTGAGCTCGCCTCAGCCACCTCACCAATCATCATCCTCACTACCGGAACCCGAACCCCTTCCTCGACATTCCCTTCCACTCCATCTTTAGCCTCACCCCCTCTCTCCAGTTCCCGTAAAACTCTACTCTTTGCCTTCTCACTCTCAGCGACTTCCAGAGCCTGCTCTAAAGCCGCAGTCCTCTGTTCCGAAGGGTTTTTGTGCTCTCTACTCTGCCTACAAAACATGAAAGAGAGACAATCACCTGGAAGTGCATAATCAAAGCTCTTCCAACCTCTATCCCCACGTCTACGAGGGAAATCCTTCATCGCTCGAGCAAGGTCCTGAGCTCCCTTCGCATCGAGCCGATTCTCAGCAATGTACCGAGCCGCAGCGAAGCGCTGCTGGCCATTCAGCAACCGAATTTCGTACAGCAACTCGGCACCGCCCAAGTCAAACGCCGAGACAATTTCTGGGTCGATCTTGGATTGGACTAAGGAATCGCGAACTTTGGCGGCGACGACGAGGCAGTTCTGCTCGACCCCCGAAATGCCGGTGGCTTCTTCAATGAAAGGAGGGGAAAAGCCTTCCTGTATGAGGGTTGGGATGAGAGGGGCGTAATCGAACCAGAGGCCGAGACGATTAGCAAGGACCTCGATACGACTTGCCGTATCGAGGTTGCGGAACTGGGAAGGGAGTGGAGATGGAGGTGGTCTGAAGGGCTGGTAGAGGTTCTGCTGTTGATGTTGTGGGCTTGAGGAAGGAGTTGGGGAAGGATTGAGAGTTGCAGAGATGGGTTTTGGGCTTGGGAGAGGTTTGGAATGGGATATAAGGAGAGGACGGTGGGCGTTCAGGAAGGAAGAAGATGAGAAGggcttgttgttgttgttgttgttgttgttgttggagaTGAAAGAAGAGGAGGGTTTCACAGAGTTTGCTGTGAGAGAAAGCATTTTTGTGTTGGGAAGGTCGAAAATGGAGGACGAGGGAGTTTTTGCTGTGCCTTATCTGTATTTCGCCGgatattttcgttttttttttttgaagataatACTTTGGGCTTTGGAGTGGGACCGAGATAGTAAGAGAGATAGATAGAAAGTCGTTTGACATTTAATGGGCTACATTTTAGGCACAGTTAATTCCTATTATGGGTCATTGGCCCAATTAATTTCTATTCGTCTAATTCGGCCCAATGTTCAAAAGGGAACAACAAAtttgggtttctttttttttttttttttttttggcccttttttttataataagacaaggaaaaaaaaataaaatgtaggtTAAACTATgtagtttaaatcttttttacattatcatatgttttatttaatatatatatatttttttttgtgtgttttgggCGAGGGGCAATAGTGATTAACGAAACTCAGCTCttctaacaaaatataaatttacattttgaaaatatttatatgatcccaaaaaaacaaattataatgtttttttttttttttttttgggttaacccCTAACAACATTATATGTAGTTTGTAGTTTTTATAGCTTTcttttcaaacatatttttatttatattcaataaaatcaaataatttaatttatgctagtttcatttattttcaaagaaaataaagcatatatatgaaatataatatatgtgctggtttattctattttttaaataagatgattttgaatataaaattttttttatgataacaATTCAATTCCCAACCCCCCATTTTAAGAATATTGGTTCCATCCTTGGTCTTCATCCTCTAGTTACTTACAGAGAGTGTAAGAAATTATTAACTTTCACAGAGTCAATTAATTGACcctcaaaatcatcttagtAATTCCAACCAAGCTATTCAGTAATCCCAGACTATaacattttattaaaagaaaatattgaaattttgtttaatccacagaatgtgtttttttttttttttttttccttggtgaATACAAAATAGAAGTATTTTAGTGGGCTGCTTTAAACTTATATGTTTAAAGTGCTACCCTATCAGCTAGGCTGAGTTTGATTATGGGCTGCTTTCAAATATTCATACTGTTTTTCAGTTCTTCCCTAGCAATGTTTAAAAGCCTAGCACACGGAATCACAAATGACCAATTCTAAGTAAACTGTGAATCACATCATACGTCGTATTAAGAGAATGTAAGTTTTTGACCAACCCAATTTCGTCTAAATGGTATATCTACATGCATGCATATTCAATTAACCCACGGGTTTACGACaacaagaaatgaaaaaaaatatattatttttatatagctTCCAAGCATTGGAAAGTTTGACTTTATCAAAAAAGAGATACCTTAGGACGGCTGCTCAAATAATAGCTAGAAAATTTAAGTGCCTTGTATAATGTTATTTCTCTCGGacattatatatatctttaagtACAGTATCTAGCTAGTCTTTGATTAAACGTATAAGAACCAAACGTTAACAATTAAATTAAGCCCTCACTTACATCAATATGCATGCATATTCATATCATACAGGATTTAACCAAACCAGTCTTAAATTTAACTACATTTTAAAGATCGATCTGCTTAATTTTCAGAAATTTCTTCTTCAAGTCTTCTAGAAATATATGCATGGAGAGTGAAGACGTTCGAGAGGAGGCAAAATTGGAGTTCTTTATTCCTAACTCTTTGACAAACGCATGTTTAAAACGTGTGAGAATTAACAGTTTTGATTAGTTCGCTATATGACTTGGCATTATTTGTGGCCgcaaaaagaaaatcagaccGGGTCAGAAAGTGAGAGATAATGAAGTACCTTTTGGTTTTGTATTCACGATCCATCAATCAATACCATATACACAAGATGTATTTGCACTTGGAGGCATGCAGCCAAACCTTTTCGTCTCGTCAAATAATTCatatatcttttttatattatatatatatatatatatgaaaatatttattttatatatatatatatatatatagatagatatgaaaaagtaaaatctttttattgttataatgtcgaaaccaaattaattttattattacaagGAAGTTATAACTTCATAAAGATATAATTACAAATTGTTTTGACTTATTTTTAGTAAAAGTAGTATAAGGTAAAGTAAGCActatacattaaaaaataattaataaattattaatggaGCCTATCAACTCCAAGTTATAGACATGcattaataaaacaaataaacgtAGTTTCAATTCAAAACAACTTTCTTAAACCTTATGTAGCATATCATATACATTGTGcaatatatagataattattactatgtgaaagcaaatttttcaatatgaaatttaaaaagttataacttattataatataaagttTATTCTTATTCATAACGGATTTAAATTGGGaccataatatttttatgactaAATAGAAATTATTCCTCAATTGAATTTCACTATAAAAGGgtcttactatatatatatatatatatatatatatattcaaataggataaaataaaaagggaacatatatatatatatatatatataatgaaagagatatatagattatttttatgtatggtcctattttttctttcttttctttttctcttttttttctttttggttacatttatttattggtgatggtagaatatatatatatatatatatatatttagatttatattttgTGAGGAACAAATTATCCACAACTATCATATCTATATAACTTGAATGATTTAATAACTGTAAATAATTATTCCTCATAATCCTTTTCTATAATCTCGTCATCATATCAAACCCTTCAAACACCTTTACATGGATATGGTAATTAGGGACTATATCTAGCCTTTTGCCATCACCAACAAACAAATCcagccaaaaaggaaaaagaaaatggaaattaaACGAATTAAcagaataataatgaaataagcTTTTAGATTATATATtgagaaaattaagaaaaataatgaaattttatgcaaaaactaatattgttcttttttatttatttttcctactgtgaaagaaggaaaaaaaaaataaagaaggaaaaaaaaatgatagaagagTAATGATATGTACGTATATATGAGTACGTAAGCTTATATCTTGATGATGATTTCATGTAGCCTTAAGGGGTAACAAAACGTATTTGCAAatagttaaataatatttagcaattaattaattaaacttcaaaGTTCAAACACTTTTAATCACATGTTCACGTTGAATTCAAAAATGAATCATC includes:
- the LOC107412300 gene encoding 1-aminocyclopropane-1-carboxylate oxidase homolog 1 produces the protein MDQNLQPVSENGKENERAKALKAFDDTKAGVKGLVDAGLVTVPQIFVIPPEDISSEMLGSGFPSFKVPIIDLKGMQSTDTLQHHQIAKEVINAGETWGFFQIVNHGIPQEIMDQMIEGIKRFNEQPNEVKMEFYSRDKMKKVRFNSNFDLYKARSANWRDTLSSTMAPNPPPSEEYPAACRYTMLQYSEHIKKLGQVLFQLISMGLGLPSHFLEDMECNKGHTFFCHYYPPCPEPERSIGHGKHSDADFLTVLLQDHIGGLQALHQNHWVDIPPLRGALLVNIGDFLQLISNDKLKSVQHRVIAKCIGPRISVACFFSTHLQESNKFVGPIKELLTDENPPLYKETLVKDYIDSLIAAGLAEFSALEPLRL
- the LOC107412301 gene encoding rubisco accumulation factor 1.1, chloroplastic, which encodes MLSLTANSVKPSSSFISNNNNNNNNNKPFSSSSFLNAHRPLLISHSKPLPSPKPISATLNPSPTPSSSPQHQQQNLYQPFRPPPSPLPSQFRNLDTASRIEVLANRLGLWFDYAPLIPTLIQEGFSPPFIEEATGISGVEQNCLVVAAKVRDSLVQSKIDPEIVSAFDLGGAELLYEIRLLNGQQRFAAARYIAENRLDAKGAQDLARAMKDFPRRRGDRGWKSFDYALPGDCLSFMFCRQSREHKNPSEQRTAALEQALEVAESEKAKSRVLRELERGGEAKDGVEGNVEEGVRVPVVRMMIGEVAEASSVVVLPVCRAEEREKEVLEAPWECRNEGEFGVVLAEKGWTRWVVLPGWEPVVGLEKGGVVVSFVDARALPWRTNRWYKEEPILVVADRSKKEVEADGSFYLVAVDDGLKVVRGSALKEKDVKESLGTVVLVIRPPKEDIDDQLSDEDWE